A genomic segment from Maniola jurtina chromosome 9, ilManJurt1.1, whole genome shotgun sequence encodes:
- the LOC123868564 gene encoding uncharacterized protein LOC123868564 isoform X1, whose product MDLAETMKNVLAKSSGSGSGAASSSSASGPHGAEGYVTEKLYMLLQLYLQNKGWSPSIELLQCFSDLKESSMLPSAAYLQMMASRVGLDAQGRLIYRENGKIILPYEHFANAVMLKHMNGPHGLHLGLEATVRAVVESYTIGRDQFGMEKEFIVEVVQNCPNPACRYYKNQLEMTQKSIQQHLSQQPTYIPEAGSGALPDSAAVERLLRGAALPQDYQLPLAPHLAALTNLAGEKSERRAEKLSQQMLLGARAHPPADKYAHAPRHEAKPKHHYTDEHKLTDFLRANLESLESLSGGGASSGHAERAGSGASGGAGAGGSAGGGQERVVRAFAELARNLQRMRPCVRPAMCKPYGKQSEQLQKILLDTIQLVQSLRSYLPPPHIQVTSWKNDDKLRSNNMEELESRKIVSGN is encoded by the exons ATGGATTTGGCGGAGACGATGAAGAATGTGCTCGCGAAGAGTTCGGGGAGCGGGAGTGGAGCGGCGAGCAGCTCGAGCGCATCGGGCCCGCATGGTGCGGAAGGCTACGTGACAGAGAAGCTGTACATGTTGCTGCAGCTGTACCTGCAGAACAAGGGCTGGAGCCCCAGCATAGAGCTGCTGCAGTGCTTCAGTGACCTCAAAGAATCATCCATGCTTCCTAGTGCTGCTTATTTACA AATGATGGCATCAAGAGTGGGGTTAGATGCACAAGGCAGACTAATATATCGTGAAAATGGAAAAATAATTCTGCCATATGAACACTTTGCCAATGCTGTGATGCTGAAACACATGAATGGCCCTCATGGACTGCATCTTGGTTTGGAAGCTACTGTCAGAGCA GTTGTGGAGTCATATACCATAGGCCGCGAtcaatttggaatggagaaagAGTTTATAGTGGAAGTAGTTCAAAACTGCCCAAATCCAGCTTGTCGGTACTACAAGAATCAACTAGAGATGACACAGAAGTCCATCCAGCAGCACTTGTCCCAACAACCCACATATATTCCAG AAGCAGGCAGTGGCGCCCTGCCGGACAGCGCGGCGGTGGAGCGGCTGCTGCGCGGCGCCGCGCTGCCGCAGGACTACCAGCTGCCCCTCGCGCCACACCTCGCTGCCCTCA CAAATCTAGCGGGCGAGAAGTCGGAGCGGCGCGCGGAGAAGCTGTCGCAGCAGATGCTGCTGGGCGCGCGCGCGCACCCGCCCGCCGACAAGTACGCGCACGCGCCGCGCCACGAGGCCAAGCCCAAGCACCACTACACTGACGAGCACAAGCTCACAGACTTTCTGAG AGCAAACTTGGAGAGTCTGGAGTCCCTGTCGGGCGGCGGCGCGAGCAGCGGGCACGCGGAGCGCGCGGGCAGCGGCGCGAGCGgtggcgcgggcgcgggcggcagCGCGGGCGGCGGCCAGGAGCGCGTGGTGCGCGCCTTCGCGGAGTTGGCGCGCAACCTGCAGCGCATGCGGCCCTGCGTGCGCCCCGCCATGTGCAAGCCCTACGGCAAGCAGAGCGAACAGCTGCAGAAGA TTCTGTTGGACACAATCCAGTTAGTGCAATCGCTCCGGAGCTACCTGCCTCCTCCGCACATTCAGGTCACGTCGTGGAAGAATGACGACAAACTACG tTCGAATAACATGGAAGAGCTGGAGAGTCGCAAAATTGTTAGCGGTAACTAG
- the LOC123868564 gene encoding uncharacterized protein LOC123868564 isoform X2: protein MDLAETMKNVLAKSSGSGSGAASSSSASGPHGAEGYVTEKLYMLLQLYLQNKGWSPSIELLQCFSDLKESSMLPSAAYLQMMASRVGLDAQGRLIYRENGKIILPYEHFANAVMLKHMNGPHGLHLGLEATVRAVVESYTIGRDQFGMEKEFIVEVVQNCPNPACRYYKNQLEMTQKSIQQHLSQQPTYIPGSGALPDSAAVERLLRGAALPQDYQLPLAPHLAALTNLAGEKSERRAEKLSQQMLLGARAHPPADKYAHAPRHEAKPKHHYTDEHKLTDFLRANLESLESLSGGGASSGHAERAGSGASGGAGAGGSAGGGQERVVRAFAELARNLQRMRPCVRPAMCKPYGKQSEQLQKILLDTIQLVQSLRSYLPPPHIQVTSWKNDDKLRSNNMEELESRKIVSGN from the exons ATGGATTTGGCGGAGACGATGAAGAATGTGCTCGCGAAGAGTTCGGGGAGCGGGAGTGGAGCGGCGAGCAGCTCGAGCGCATCGGGCCCGCATGGTGCGGAAGGCTACGTGACAGAGAAGCTGTACATGTTGCTGCAGCTGTACCTGCAGAACAAGGGCTGGAGCCCCAGCATAGAGCTGCTGCAGTGCTTCAGTGACCTCAAAGAATCATCCATGCTTCCTAGTGCTGCTTATTTACA AATGATGGCATCAAGAGTGGGGTTAGATGCACAAGGCAGACTAATATATCGTGAAAATGGAAAAATAATTCTGCCATATGAACACTTTGCCAATGCTGTGATGCTGAAACACATGAATGGCCCTCATGGACTGCATCTTGGTTTGGAAGCTACTGTCAGAGCA GTTGTGGAGTCATATACCATAGGCCGCGAtcaatttggaatggagaaagAGTTTATAGTGGAAGTAGTTCAAAACTGCCCAAATCCAGCTTGTCGGTACTACAAGAATCAACTAGAGATGACACAGAAGTCCATCCAGCAGCACTTGTCCCAACAACCCACATATATTCCAG GCAGTGGCGCCCTGCCGGACAGCGCGGCGGTGGAGCGGCTGCTGCGCGGCGCCGCGCTGCCGCAGGACTACCAGCTGCCCCTCGCGCCACACCTCGCTGCCCTCA CAAATCTAGCGGGCGAGAAGTCGGAGCGGCGCGCGGAGAAGCTGTCGCAGCAGATGCTGCTGGGCGCGCGCGCGCACCCGCCCGCCGACAAGTACGCGCACGCGCCGCGCCACGAGGCCAAGCCCAAGCACCACTACACTGACGAGCACAAGCTCACAGACTTTCTGAG AGCAAACTTGGAGAGTCTGGAGTCCCTGTCGGGCGGCGGCGCGAGCAGCGGGCACGCGGAGCGCGCGGGCAGCGGCGCGAGCGgtggcgcgggcgcgggcggcagCGCGGGCGGCGGCCAGGAGCGCGTGGTGCGCGCCTTCGCGGAGTTGGCGCGCAACCTGCAGCGCATGCGGCCCTGCGTGCGCCCCGCCATGTGCAAGCCCTACGGCAAGCAGAGCGAACAGCTGCAGAAGA TTCTGTTGGACACAATCCAGTTAGTGCAATCGCTCCGGAGCTACCTGCCTCCTCCGCACATTCAGGTCACGTCGTGGAAGAATGACGACAAACTACG tTCGAATAACATGGAAGAGCTGGAGAGTCGCAAAATTGTTAGCGGTAACTAG
- the LOC123868565 gene encoding p21-activated protein kinase-interacting protein 1-like has protein sequence MNEIIVGTYEGFLLGYSLRSEDEETKLKQTFATHSHTASVRCVSIAGKFLASGGTDDKVVVIDLKTRKEHTVLMNHDGTINTVAFTHGGTHLLTGSDDGSITVTRTGNWQIEKIWKKAHGGQPVTAISVHQSDKLALSIGGDKTLRTWNLIKGRPAFTINLASKGVSMPTEIKFSPGGDRFSLVSLQNVDVWTISKAGLEKRLTCNSKPTTVQWIDDDTMFVGLETGNIINFKVSETQAETCHAHKQRVKCLHYENNTLYSASSSGELKAWSVSDNKLKEVCSLNAACRVTCIALNRQNILIKKEDSDSENDNAKSESKKDDSDISDNDNKTYVSSKKRKPGAFVTISYDNENAEEISSVTEPSVKKAKRKRRNKKKNKSDD, from the exons atgaatgaaataattGTAGGAACATATGAAGGCTTTTTATTAGGTTATTCACTGCGATCAGAAGATGAA GAAACGAAATTAAAACAAACTTTTGCCACACATTCACATACAGCATCCGTGCGATGCGTATCTATTGCTGGGAAGTTCCTCGCATCGGGAGGGACTGATGATAAAGTTGTTGTTATAGACTTGAAGACCCGTAAAGAACATACGGTTTTAATGAACCACGATGGGACGATTAATACAGTGGCATTTACTCACGGCGGTACGCACCTCCTCACCGGCAGTGATGATGGGAGCATCACTGTGACTCGGACAGGCAACTGGCAGATTGAAAAGATTTGGAAAAAGGCCCATGGTG gaCAACCAGTCACTGCTATCTCTGTTCATCAGTCAGACAAATTGGCTTTAAGCATTGGTGGGGATAAAACTCTTCGTACATGGAATTTAATTAAGGGTCGACCAGCCTTTACCATAAACTTAGCCAGCAAAGGAGTCAGCATGCCTACTGAAATAAAGTTTTCACCTGGTGGAGATAGATTTTCTCTTGTTTCTTTACAAAATGTTGATGTATGGACAATAAGTAAAGCAGGTTTAGAGAAACGTTTGACTTGTAATTCAAAACCGACAACCGTacaatggattgatgatgacaCAATGTTTGTTGGTCTAGAAACTGGTAATATTATTAACTTCAAAGTATCAGAAACACAAGCGGAGACATGTCATGCTCATAAACAGAGAGTCAAGTGTTTGCATTATGAAAATAACACCTTGTATTCAGCATCAAGTTCTGGGGAACTTAAAGCATGGTCTGTAAGTGATAATAAGCTTAAAGAGGTGTGCTCATTAAATGCTGCTTGTAGAGTCACTTGCATAGCattaaatagacaaaatattttaattaagaagGAAGACTCTGACAGTGAAAATGATAATGCAAAAAGTGAGTCTAAAAAGGATGACAGTGATATATCTGATAATGATAACAAAACATATGTTTCATCAAAAAAGAGGAAGCCAGGGGCATTTGTTACTATAAGTTATGACAATGAAAATGCAGAGGAAATCTCTAGTGTGACAGAGCCATCTGTgaaaaaagcaaaaaggaaaagaagaaataaaaagaAGAATAAAAGTGATGACTAA